One window of Nitrososphaerota archaeon genomic DNA carries:
- the hjc gene encoding Holliday junction resolvase Hjc, with product MPRKPKEIGSPKYKARVGYEGEYYLLKKFLNIEKAGFYAIRTPGSGSGKMAKPDLIAVDNGNLLAIEVKSTRKDYIMLNKEQIKRIKEFCEKFIVKCPHCGKEFSPKPVLAARFLNREWKFLEIPMELEDSLIIKANKKIKKT from the coding sequence TTGCCTAGAAAGCCTAAAGAAATTGGTTCTCCTAAATATAAAGCACGTGTAGGATATGAAGGAGAATATTATTTATTAAAGAAGTTCTTGAATATAGAAAAAGCTGGATTTTATGCTATTAGAACCCCTGGAAGTGGATCAGGTAAAATGGCTAAACCAGATTTAATAGCAGTAGATAATGGGAATTTGCTTGCTATAGAAGTAAAATCAACTCGTAAAGATTATATTATGCTAAATAAAGAACAAATTAAGCGTATAAAAGAATTTTGTGAAAAATTCATTGTAAAATGCCCCCATTGTGGAAAAGAATTTTCTCCAAAACCTGTTTTAGCTGCAAGATTTCTTAATCGAGAATGGAAATTTTTAGAAATTCCAATGGAATTAGAAGATTCATTAATAATTAAAGCTAATAAAAAAATTAAGAAAACTTGA
- the albA gene encoding DNA-binding protein Alba, translated as MAEEAVILVGKKPLMNYVLAATMPLADGKKVVLKARGRAISRAVDIAEIIKRRFVQNAVYEKINIGTEEGRVGTDNRPRNVSTIEIVVSAPGEKSKKSK; from the coding sequence ATGGCAGAAGAAGCGGTAATACTTGTAGGTAAAAAACCTTTAATGAACTATGTTCTTGCAGCAACAATGCCTCTTGCAGATGGAAAAAAAGTAGTTTTAAAAGCACGTGGGAGAGCTATTAGTAGAGCTGTTGATATCGCTGAAATAATTAAAAGAAGATTTGTACAAAATGCTGTATATGAAAAAATCAATATAGGTACTGAAGAAGGAAGAGTTGGAACAGACAATCGTCCAAGAAACGTTAGTACTATAGAAATCGTTGTTTCTGCACCAGGCGAAAAATCTAAGAAATCTAAATAG
- a CDS encoding MoaD/ThiS family protein produces the protein MRVTIEYYGLFRDYSKKKNEEIELPSSIKIKELFKILAEKYGRIFEDIIKNKHEAIILLNGKSINLLDGLETVINNDSTLTILPVIGGG, from the coding sequence ATGAGAGTTACTATAGAATATTATGGTTTATTTAGAGATTATTCAAAAAAGAAGAATGAAGAAATAGAATTACCTTCATCTATTAAAATTAAGGAATTATTTAAAATTTTAGCAGAAAAATATGGAAGAATATTTGAAGACATTATAAAAAATAAACATGAAGCAATCATACTTCTTAATGGAAAAAGTATAAATTTACTTGATGGGTTAGAAACTGTAATTAATAATGATTCTACATTAACTATACTTCCAGTAATAGGTGGAGGATAG
- the twy1 gene encoding 4-demethylwyosine synthase TYW1, which yields MFEISEEVKKILYKEGYRIVGKNQHSAVKICHWTKESLRKGRNCFKRWYGVQSHKCLQCTVWLACINRCLYCWRSIRHSGPIPNEKDVDEPLELLEELIKQQRLLLSGFKGNPNVDKSRWEEAQNPNNVALSLIGESIIYPKISELLEEFHKRGFTSFLVTKGTLPKQLTSLKEEPTNLYISISAPDKETYEIIDKPLTENSWEAQMESLELMKSFNCNKVIRITLVKGLNMKNPEKYAKLIEKAEPDFCEVKSYTWVGESRKRLPKTAMCSMEDIEKFSIELSKNLGYKIKDKDIPSRVILLSKK from the coding sequence ATGTTTGAAATTTCAGAAGAAGTTAAAAAGATTCTTTATAAAGAAGGCTATAGAATAGTTGGTAAAAATCAGCATTCTGCAGTTAAAATTTGTCATTGGACAAAAGAAAGTTTAAGGAAAGGGAGAAATTGTTTTAAACGTTGGTATGGTGTTCAAAGCCATAAATGTTTACAATGTACTGTTTGGCTAGCTTGTATTAATCGTTGCCTTTATTGTTGGAGAAGTATTAGACATTCTGGACCAATTCCAAATGAAAAAGATGTGGATGAACCATTAGAATTATTAGAAGAATTAATAAAACAACAAAGGCTTTTATTATCTGGTTTTAAAGGTAATCCAAATGTTGATAAATCAAGATGGGAAGAAGCACAAAATCCAAATAATGTTGCTTTAAGTCTTATTGGAGAAAGCATAATTTATCCAAAAATTTCTGAGCTTTTAGAAGAATTTCACAAAAGAGGTTTTACTTCTTTTTTAGTAACAAAAGGTACTTTGCCAAAACAATTAACATCACTAAAAGAAGAACCTACTAATCTCTATATATCTATTTCTGCACCAGATAAAGAAACATATGAAATAATAGATAAACCATTAACAGAAAATAGTTGGGAAGCACAAATGGAAAGTTTAGAATTAATGAAGAGCTTCAATTGTAATAAAGTTATAAGAATAACTTTAGTAAAAGGATTAAACATGAAAAATCCAGAAAAATATGCTAAATTAATAGAAAAAGCAGAACCTGATTTTTGCGAAGTTAAAAGTTATACATGGGTTGGTGAAAGTAGAAAAAGATTACCTAAAACAGCGATGTGTTCTATGGAAGATATTGAAAAATTCTCAATAGAATTATCAAAAAATTTAGGATATAAGATTAAAGATAAAGATATACCTAGTCGAGTTATTTTGCTCTCTAAAAAATAA
- a CDS encoding FAD-binding oxidoreductase, with the protein MKNIIKEIEKIVGNEWVIKEKEKMLNYIFDETPLPIRPKPSENIILVKPKSTEEISQILKLANQEKIPVYPRGGGTGLVGGCIPTKDGIILSLERMDNIEIDKDNLMAIAEAGATLGKLLSISESSGLFFPPHPGDEGAQIGGLIACNAAGARTVKYGPIRNFVKGIEVVLPSGEVLKIGGKLLKNNFSYDLMDLIIGSEGTLAIITKAIIRLYPPPKAILTLIVPYENRHDAINSVPKILQEGIIPLAIEYVEKDVIEISAKHINKKWPIEEGMAYLIIIVDGMSEEEVYGECEKIVEICKSFNSLEPIVATSKEEQKNILDIRSNIYTALKPNTADILDVTVPPSSIGKLMDIVDNIAKKFSTYLPTFGHAADGNLHVHIMMDKIDEIDNIRNEIYIATLELEGTITGEHGIGEARIKYIHNFMDKKQYEIMLKIKEIFDPNNILNPGKRIPLFRQS; encoded by the coding sequence ATGAAAAATATAATTAAAGAAATTGAAAAAATTGTTGGTAATGAATGGGTTATTAAAGAAAAAGAGAAAATGCTTAATTATATTTTTGATGAAACACCTTTACCAATCAGACCGAAACCATCTGAAAATATAATTCTTGTTAAACCTAAAAGTACAGAAGAAATTTCTCAAATTCTTAAATTAGCTAATCAAGAAAAAATTCCAGTTTATCCTAGAGGAGGAGGTACTGGTCTTGTTGGAGGATGTATCCCAACTAAAGATGGAATAATTTTATCTCTTGAAAGAATGGATAATATTGAAATAGATAAAGATAATCTTATGGCAATAGCAGAAGCTGGAGCAACTCTTGGAAAACTTTTATCAATTAGTGAATCCTCTGGATTATTTTTTCCACCTCATCCAGGAGATGAAGGAGCTCAAATAGGTGGATTGATAGCTTGTAATGCAGCAGGTGCAAGAACTGTAAAATACGGTCCAATAAGAAATTTTGTAAAAGGGATAGAAGTTGTATTACCTAGTGGTGAAGTATTAAAAATCGGTGGTAAACTTCTTAAGAATAATTTTAGTTACGATTTAATGGATTTAATAATTGGAAGTGAAGGAACATTAGCAATTATTACAAAAGCAATAATAAGACTTTATCCTCCACCTAAAGCTATTTTAACTCTTATTGTTCCATATGAAAATAGGCATGATGCTATAAATTCTGTTCCTAAAATATTACAAGAAGGGATAATTCCTCTTGCTATAGAATATGTTGAAAAAGATGTTATAGAAATTTCTGCTAAGCATATAAATAAGAAATGGCCTATTGAAGAAGGGATGGCTTATTTAATAATAATTGTTGATGGAATGAGTGAAGAAGAAGTTTATGGAGAATGTGAAAAAATAGTTGAAATATGCAAAAGCTTTAATTCACTTGAACCAATTGTAGCAACATCTAAAGAAGAACAAAAAAATATTCTTGATATAAGAAGCAATATATATACTGCTTTAAAACCAAATACTGCAGACATACTTGATGTTACTGTTCCACCATCTAGCATAGGTAAATTGATGGATATTGTTGATAATATTGCTAAAAAATTTTCTACATACTTGCCTACTTTTGGGCATGCTGCTGATGGTAATCTTCATGTGCATATTATGATGGATAAAATTGATGAAATAGATAATATTAGAAATGAAATATATATTGCTACATTAGAGCTAGAAGGAACAATAACTGGAGAACATGGAATTGGTGAAGCTAGAATAAAATATATTCATAATTTTATGGATAAAAAACAATATGAAATTATGCTTAAAATAAAGGAGATATTCGACCCAAATAATATTTTAAATCCAGGAAAAAGAATCCCCCTTTTCAGACAATCTTAA
- a CDS encoding Gfo/Idh/MocA family oxidoreductase has product MNRNINIGIIGAGKIGALHAKNIVLYTNAKVLAIADINKEAAENLAKQIGAKKVHSSYKDLIKDKDIDAVIISLPNNLHYEVSISAIEANKHVFCEKPLCLNIKEAEEIVNKVEKYKVKYQVGYNRRFDPSYEKAKELIEKGYLGKILIANSNTFDPEPHSGWEANEDFSGGILFTTCSHDFDLLYWLINSEVNRVYVESRGKFGKNESLICFLSFKNDALGVVSTIETCSYGHDVKTEIIGDKAAIRIEKPSSTFIKIMDKNGIRNDYPYWFIERFEESYIKEMQDFVKCIIEDKEPRVNAKDGMYIVKISQAAKESKQKGKPIILE; this is encoded by the coding sequence ATGAATAGAAATATTAATATAGGAATAATAGGAGCAGGTAAAATAGGAGCCCTTCATGCAAAAAACATAGTATTATATACGAATGCAAAAGTTTTAGCTATAGCTGACATAAATAAAGAAGCTGCAGAAAATTTAGCAAAACAAATCGGAGCAAAGAAAGTTCATTCTTCCTATAAAGATTTAATAAAAGATAAAGATATAGATGCTGTTATTATTTCTTTACCAAATAACTTGCATTATGAAGTATCTATTTCTGCTATTGAAGCTAACAAACATGTTTTTTGTGAAAAACCTTTATGTTTAAATATTAAAGAAGCTGAAGAAATAGTTAATAAAGTAGAAAAATACAAAGTGAAATATCAAGTAGGGTATAATAGAAGATTTGATCCTTCATATGAAAAAGCAAAAGAATTAATTGAAAAAGGTTACTTAGGAAAGATCTTAATCGCTAATTCAAACACTTTTGATCCAGAGCCTCATTCAGGATGGGAAGCAAATGAAGACTTTAGTGGCGGAATACTTTTTACAACTTGTAGTCATGATTTTGATTTATTATACTGGCTAATAAATTCAGAAGTAAATAGAGTATACGTTGAATCTAGAGGTAAATTTGGAAAAAATGAAAGCTTAATATGCTTTTTATCTTTCAAGAATGATGCTTTAGGAGTGGTAAGCACAATTGAAACATGCTCTTATGGACATGATGTAAAAACAGAAATAATAGGAGATAAAGCAGCAATTAGAATAGAAAAACCATCTTCGACATTTATTAAAATTATGGATAAAAATGGCATACGTAATGATTATCCATATTGGTTTATAGAAAGATTTGAAGAATCATATATTAAAGAAATGCAAGATTTTGTAAAATGCATCATTGAAGATAAAGAACCAAGAGTAAATGCAAAAGATGGAATGTATATTGTAAAAATATCTCAAGCTGCAAAGGAATCAAAACAAAAAGGAAAACCGATAATATTAGAATAA
- a CDS encoding electron transfer flavoprotein subunit alpha/FixB family protein, with translation MVKNNSIFVLSELIDEKIHPITYELLGKGREIANKLNTHLSSIILGYNIKELAKELIYYGSDKVYVYDHPLLKNFNILLYKHNIVKLILEEKPSIFLIGATPFGRSLGPRIAAALNTGLTADCIDLDIDDEGNLIQIRPAFSGNIIAHIKTSTKPQMCTIRYKTMKPAIKDNKRIGEIINKNVEVLNDNRIEILDIKKAREINISDAEVIVSAGRGLKKPEDFSMIKELADLLGGVVGSSRPLVDEGWISKEHQVGFSGNTVKPKLYIACGISGSPQHLFGMRDSEIIIAINIDPSAPIFRIADYGIIGDIYKIIPKLIEEIKRRLKSKNEKYN, from the coding sequence ATGGTAAAAAATAATAGTATCTTTGTTTTATCAGAATTAATTGATGAAAAAATTCATCCAATTACTTATGAACTCTTAGGTAAAGGAAGAGAAATTGCTAATAAGCTTAATACGCATCTTTCTTCAATTATTTTAGGTTATAATATTAAAGAATTAGCTAAAGAACTTATATATTATGGTTCTGATAAAGTATATGTATACGATCATCCTTTATTAAAAAATTTTAATATTTTATTGTATAAACATAATATAGTTAAACTTATTTTAGAAGAAAAACCAAGTATTTTTTTAATTGGTGCAACACCTTTTGGTAGGTCTCTTGGTCCAAGAATTGCAGCAGCTCTTAATACTGGATTAACTGCTGATTGTATTGATCTTGATATAGATGATGAGGGAAATCTTATACAAATTAGGCCTGCTTTTAGTGGAAATATTATTGCTCATATAAAAACTAGTACTAAGCCACAAATGTGTACTATTAGATATAAAACTATGAAACCTGCGATTAAAGATAATAAAAGAATTGGAGAAATTATTAATAAAAATGTAGAAGTTTTAAATGATAATCGTATAGAAATTTTAGATATTAAAAAAGCTAGAGAAATTAATATATCTGATGCTGAAGTTATTGTTTCTGCTGGTAGAGGATTGAAAAAACCTGAAGATTTTTCAATGATAAAAGAACTTGCTGATTTATTAGGAGGAGTAGTAGGATCAAGTAGGCCTCTTGTTGATGAAGGATGGATATCAAAAGAACATCAAGTAGGTTTTAGTGGAAATACTGTTAAACCAAAGTTATATATTGCATGTGGAATATCCGGTTCTCCTCAGCATCTTTTTGGTATGAGAGATTCTGAAATTATTATAGCTATAAATATAGATCCTTCTGCACCAATATTTAGAATCGCAGATTATGGAATAATTGGAGATATATACAAGATTATTCCAAAATTAATTGAAGAAATTAAAAGGAGGTTAAAATCAAAGAATGAAAAATATAATTAA
- a CDS encoding electron transfer flavoprotein subunit beta/FixA family protein, whose protein sequence is MNNGLNLIVLIKQVPEIDKVKFDIEKGRIDRSSAKGVINPFDLNAIETAVQIKEKIGGNITAISMGPPQAISSLREAIARGVDKAILLSDNKFAGADTLATSYTLAYAIKKIRNFDIIICGEKTVDGDTGQVGAEVAEHLNIPHASYVSKIIEYSKENVIVLSEMGLYNYIIKLKFPCLISVTKDINTPRLPTFKDLMKARKAEIEIWDSNFLSDIADINKFGIEGSPTRVFKISIPKEEIGKCRIFRGETDEIISALIEELGGILKLW, encoded by the coding sequence TTGAATAATGGGCTTAATTTAATCGTTCTTATAAAGCAAGTTCCTGAAATAGATAAAGTAAAATTTGATATTGAAAAAGGTAGAATAGATAGAAGTTCTGCTAAAGGTGTAATAAATCCATTCGATTTAAATGCTATTGAAACTGCGGTTCAAATTAAGGAAAAAATTGGAGGTAATATAACAGCTATTAGTATGGGGCCTCCACAAGCAATATCTTCATTAAGAGAAGCTATTGCAAGAGGTGTTGATAAAGCTATTCTTCTTTCAGATAATAAATTTGCAGGTGCTGATACTTTAGCTACATCTTATACATTAGCATATGCTATTAAAAAAATTAGAAATTTTGATATTATAATATGCGGAGAAAAAACTGTAGATGGAGATACTGGTCAAGTTGGCGCTGAAGTTGCCGAACATCTTAATATTCCTCATGCTTCATATGTTTCTAAAATAATTGAATATAGTAAAGAAAATGTAATCGTTTTATCTGAAATGGGTTTATACAATTATATTATAAAACTTAAATTTCCATGTTTAATTTCTGTTACTAAAGATATTAATACACCAAGACTTCCAACTTTTAAAGATTTGATGAAAGCAAGAAAAGCTGAAATAGAAATATGGGATTCTAATTTTCTTTCAGATATCGCTGATATTAATAAATTTGGTATAGAAGGTTCGCCTACACGTGTTTTTAAAATTTCTATACCAAAAGAAGAAATTGGAAAATGTAGAATATTTAGAGGAGAAACCGATGAAATTATCTCAGCTTTAATTGAAGAATTGGGAGGTATTCTTAAATTATGGTAA
- the hxlA gene encoding 3-hexulose-6-phosphate synthase: MSKYPILQVALDFKNLKDALKIAKECYKAGIEWIEAGTPLIKSVGIKAVKEIKKKFPNAYVIADLKTLDAGALEVEIASEAGANIITISGLASSQTIIEALNSAKKYNSKIMIDLMYVKNIHKKSIEYSKIGVDFLCLHTGLDIQKTGASIINKASLLKKIKASVKIPIAIAGGINLGNLDNLLILKPDIIIVGRAITNSNNPYKVAFEFIKKIKNL, translated from the coding sequence ATGAGTAAATATCCGATACTTCAAGTTGCTTTAGATTTTAAAAATCTTAAAGATGCATTAAAAATAGCTAAAGAATGTTATAAAGCTGGTATTGAATGGATTGAAGCAGGTACTCCATTAATAAAAAGCGTAGGTATTAAAGCTGTTAAAGAAATTAAGAAAAAATTTCCAAATGCTTACGTTATAGCTGATTTAAAAACTTTAGATGCTGGTGCTTTAGAAGTAGAAATTGCATCGGAAGCAGGTGCAAATATAATAACAATTTCAGGTTTAGCTAGTTCCCAAACAATTATTGAAGCATTAAATTCTGCTAAAAAATATAATTCAAAAATAATGATTGATTTAATGTATGTAAAAAATATTCATAAAAAATCAATTGAATATTCAAAAATAGGAGTTGATTTTTTATGCTTACATACTGGTTTAGATATACAAAAAACTGGTGCTTCAATAATTAATAAAGCTTCTTTATTGAAAAAAATTAAAGCTTCTGTAAAAATTCCTATAGCTATTGCAGGAGGAATAAATTTAGGAAATTTAGATAATCTTTTAATTCTTAAACCAGATATTATAATAGTCGGTAGAGCTATAACTAATTCTAATAATCCATATAAAGTCGCATTTGAATTTATTAAAAAAATAAAAAACCTTTAA
- the iolN gene encoding 3-dehydro-scyllo-inosose hydrolase — MKKVKEIPQDLVFEETSVGRLEKEIWLASEEEIDKILEEYDIPSLPELAKPNVYIQTTPGYKIEENLKKNDILLIPAGSTEYHGKHLPSGADTFFVTQICEAVRRYTEKKGRAVSLAWPITYGAHPWHHYGMPGTVIIEEDHLKNYTLDMMLGFWNMGFRKQILINNHGHLWVFESIIQEFMKRYQLPGVYRVIDWHRASRKFFRTKEKGGELETWFVHADEAETSLALLLIPEMVEMKYAVNTEPKHYLPNGHIDNAVDGLGRPSMWSSGQGHMPIEIVSTPEGVVGKAKLGEARKVKRAIAFFLKYLTLLIDEILEVFPPGKVPPVEEVTYRTEEEMKPYLLPPGSKGWKPVYALFKRVD, encoded by the coding sequence ATGAAAAAGGTAAAAGAAATTCCACAAGATTTAGTTTTTGAAGAAACAAGTGTTGGTAGATTAGAAAAAGAAATATGGCTCGCGAGTGAAGAAGAGATAGATAAAATCTTAGAAGAATATGATATACCATCTCTTCCAGAATTAGCAAAACCAAATGTTTATATACAAACTACTCCTGGATATAAAATTGAAGAAAATTTAAAGAAAAATGATATTCTTCTTATACCTGCAGGAAGCACGGAGTATCATGGAAAGCATTTACCATCAGGTGCAGATACGTTTTTTGTTACTCAAATTTGTGAAGCAGTAAGAAGATATACTGAAAAGAAAGGAAGAGCAGTAAGCTTAGCTTGGCCTATAACTTATGGAGCCCATCCATGGCATCATTATGGGATGCCAGGTACTGTAATCATAGAAGAAGATCATCTTAAGAACTATACTTTAGATATGATGCTTGGATTTTGGAATATGGGATTTAGAAAACAAATACTTATTAATAATCATGGACACTTATGGGTTTTTGAATCGATTATTCAAGAATTTATGAAAAGATATCAATTGCCGGGAGTTTATAGAGTGATAGATTGGCATAGAGCTTCAAGAAAATTTTTCAGAACAAAAGAGAAAGGAGGAGAATTAGAAACATGGTTTGTACATGCAGATGAAGCAGAAACTTCTTTAGCTTTGCTTCTTATTCCTGAAATGGTTGAAATGAAATATGCCGTTAATACAGAACCTAAACATTATTTGCCAAACGGACATATAGATAATGCAGTAGATGGATTAGGAAGACCATCCATGTGGAGTTCAGGACAAGGACATATGCCTATTGAAATTGTATCAACTCCTGAAGGGGTAGTTGGAAAAGCTAAACTTGGAGAAGCAAGAAAAGTTAAAAGAGCAATTGCTTTCTTTTTAAAATATTTAACATTATTAATAGATGAAATACTTGAAGTTTTTCCACCTGGAAAAGTTCCACCAGTTGAAGAAGTTACATATAGAACAGAAGAAGAAATGAAACCATATCTTTTACCTCCTGGAAGCAAAGGTTGGAAACCAGTTTATGCTTTATTTAAAAGAGTAGATTAA
- the psmB gene encoding archaeal proteasome endopeptidase complex subunit beta — translation MTTQYPYPGATTVGIKGENCVVLASEKRVSYGYFVISKEAKKVFQITDKIGAACAGMIGDMQILIRDAIALINLYKLEIGREPSVQTVSKILSNHLFNSRFFPYLTETIIGGIDDEGAHIFVLDPLGSIIEDDYASVGSGAAIAIGIIEAEYRKDMKPKELYDLAIKAIKASISRDAASGNGIDILVFTSKGLEINETIRL, via the coding sequence TTGACAACTCAATATCCTTATCCAGGAGCAACTACAGTTGGAATTAAAGGAGAAAATTGCGTTGTATTAGCATCAGAGAAAAGAGTATCTTATGGATATTTTGTTATAAGTAAAGAAGCAAAGAAAGTTTTTCAAATAACTGATAAAATTGGAGCTGCTTGTGCAGGAATGATTGGGGATATGCAAATATTGATTAGAGACGCGATAGCTTTAATAAATTTGTATAAACTTGAAATAGGTAGAGAACCTAGTGTTCAAACTGTAAGCAAAATTTTATCTAATCATTTATTTAATAGCAGATTTTTCCCTTATTTAACTGAAACAATAATAGGAGGAATAGATGACGAAGGTGCACATATATTTGTTTTAGATCCTTTAGGGTCAATAATAGAAGATGATTATGCAAGTGTAGGTTCAGGAGCAGCAATAGCGATAGGAATAATAGAAGCAGAATATAGAAAGGATATGAAGCCAAAAGAATTATATGATTTAGCAATTAAAGCAATAAAAGCTTCAATTTCAAGAGATGCTGCAAGTGGTAATGGTATAGATATATTAGTTTTCACTTCAAAAGGATTAGAAATTAATGAAACAATCAGATTATAA
- a CDS encoding NAD(P)/FAD-dependent oxidoreductase, translated as MFKDVEYDVVVIGAGPAGLMAARKASEGGAKTLIIEKEKRLGEKPCAEAVSFSLFKTAEIEPSSSFIKQKINGAYIFAPNEDKKVVFSLKDIVGYSKEGGAIIDKPTFLEELASKTVKAGAEFAICANAQDIKRDKDKVEILLSILGKKMTISTKILIGCDGVNSIVAKKFFKRENYEIITCLQYRITNYENLEYDKIYFYFGKEVAPLGYAWIFPKGENIANVGIGVRNANAKDYLDKFIENHKNFFSKSKIIEIGAAPVPISGMIEEIVSDNIMLCGDAAGQVIPVTGGGIHSSIAAGKIAGEIAAMSIEEKNYSKNFLKKYVEEYSVYWGERINKSLKVLRALEKLSDEELNMLADILDGQDIVDLANGINTTRVAMKLMKHPLFALKLAKMIL; from the coding sequence ATGTTTAAAGATGTAGAATATGATGTAGTAGTTATTGGAGCTGGGCCAGCAGGATTAATGGCTGCTAGAAAAGCTTCTGAAGGAGGAGCTAAAACTCTTATAATAGAGAAAGAAAAAAGATTAGGAGAAAAACCATGTGCTGAAGCTGTATCATTTTCATTATTTAAAACAGCTGAGATAGAACCTTCTTCAAGTTTTATAAAACAAAAGATTAATGGAGCATATATATTTGCACCTAATGAAGATAAAAAAGTTGTTTTCTCTCTTAAAGATATAGTTGGTTATTCTAAAGAAGGGGGAGCAATAATAGATAAACCTACTTTTTTAGAAGAATTAGCATCAAAAACTGTTAAAGCTGGAGCAGAATTTGCTATATGTGCTAATGCACAAGATATAAAAAGAGATAAAGATAAAGTAGAAATATTATTATCTATTTTAGGAAAGAAAATGACTATTTCAACAAAAATATTAATTGGGTGTGATGGGGTAAATTCGATAGTTGCAAAGAAATTCTTTAAAAGAGAGAACTATGAAATAATTACTTGCTTACAATATAGAATTACCAATTATGAAAACCTTGAGTATGATAAAATTTATTTTTATTTTGGTAAAGAAGTTGCCCCTCTTGGATATGCGTGGATATTTCCAAAAGGTGAAAATATTGCAAATGTTGGAATAGGGGTTAGGAATGCAAATGCAAAAGATTATTTAGATAAGTTTATTGAAAATCATAAAAATTTCTTTTCAAAAAGTAAAATAATAGAGATAGGTGCAGCTCCAGTTCCAATAAGTGGAATGATTGAAGAAATAGTTTCAGACAATATAATGCTATGTGGTGATGCTGCTGGACAAGTTATTCCAGTAACAGGAGGAGGAATACATTCAAGTATTGCAGCTGGAAAAATAGCTGGAGAAATAGCTGCAATGTCTATTGAAGAGAAAAATTATTCGAAAAATTTTCTTAAAAAATATGTTGAAGAATATAGTGTTTATTGGGGTGAAAGAATTAATAAAAGCTTGAAAGTACTTAGAGCATTGGAAAAATTAAGTGATGAAGAATTAAATATGCTTGCAGATATATTAGATGGTCAAGATATAGTAGATTTGGCAAATGGAATAAATACAACTAGAGTAGCTATGAAGCTTATGAAGCATCCATTATTTGCATTAAAACTTGCAAAAATGATATTATAA
- a CDS encoding corrinoid protein, producing MKEEILEEIKNYLINFDIENLKKACKEAIDKGISPLKIINSLSKGMDIVGKKYEEGEFFLSDLIMAGETMKEAMEVIKPYLKESEIKKIGKVVIGTVRGDLHDIGKNIVATLLTAAGFDVIDLGIDVPPEKFIEAVREYKPNILGMSALLTTTMIEMENVIKELEKSSLRKNVKVIVGGAPLNEE from the coding sequence ATGAAAGAAGAAATATTAGAAGAAATAAAAAATTATCTTATAAACTTTGATATTGAAAATTTAAAGAAAGCATGCAAAGAAGCAATTGATAAAGGAATATCACCTCTTAAAATAATAAATTCATTATCTAAAGGAATGGACATTGTTGGTAAGAAATATGAAGAAGGAGAATTCTTTTTATCAGATCTTATAATGGCAGGAGAAACAATGAAAGAAGCAATGGAAGTAATTAAACCATATTTGAAAGAAAGTGAAATTAAAAAGATTGGAAAAGTTGTTATTGGTACAGTTAGAGGGGATTTACATGATATTGGTAAAAATATTGTAGCTACTCTTTTGACTGCTGCAGGTTTTGATGTTATTGACCTTGGAATAGATGTACCACCTGAAAAATTCATAGAAGCAGTAAGAGAATATAAACCAAATATATTAGGAATGTCTGCACTATTAACAACTACAATGATTGAAATGGAAAATGTAATAAAAGAATTGGAGAAAAGTAGCTTAAGGAAAAATGTAAAAGTAATTGTTGGAGGAGCACCATTGAATGAAGAAT